AGCGGGAGATACGGCGGCAACGTGCGGAGCAGCAGAGCAGGTACCTGTGGTCGATTTGCATGTCCTGGCTGGGACAGGACCGGACATTGTGTTGGAGCAGAAAAGTATTCCCAACCATCACATTCAcaacaattgaaaaattatttaattggtCTAATTGAATTGCCAGACAGCGTCTAGCGACGTTTCGAAAATCGCATGCAAAactatatatcaaatattgaAACACTAAAATCGAGCACGAATCGTGGGCTTTGGGGTGGTAAATTTGAGAGGCGTGGCTGAAGCATATAATAAAGGTGCTGGGGGTCCGCCAATTAACTTGATGGCCGGAATGTTGCGAAAAGGGAAATGCGAATGAGTGACGGAGCTCTGACCTGGATACGATTACGTGTGTCAGCGGAAAAGCTACGAAAATGAGTGTACTTCTGGATATATGGAAGACTAGGAACATAGCTTTGTATTTCAACTGCTTAGAGTTAAAGACTTTTCTTTGGGGGATTACTTTGCTGAACAACCCACTCATTAAATTTGAACAAACTAAGCAAGTTGCATTGATAAATTCCGAATTTATCTCTTGCAGGTCAGCGATATTGAATGAAGTACAAACACAGGGCAGCACAAAACTTCCATCAAACAAATCTGTACTAGTATTAGGCGACAATGCCACCGGAAAGACGACACTCATTGCCAAACTGCAGGGCGTCGAGGATCCGAAGAAGGGTTCCGGCCTGGAGTATGCCTACATTGATGTGAAGGATGAGTACAGAGACGGTGAGTGATCCGATATCTGTTGAAGTTTTGCAATTAGTAATTGATCTTATGTTGCTTCTATTGCAGACATGACGCGCTTGGGCGTTTGGGTCCTGGACGGCGATCCAGGACACACAAACCTGCTACACTATGCGCTCAACGAAACGAActatgcacacacactcgtcATCCTCACCGTTTCGATGACGCAGCCGTGGGGCTGGCTGGAGCAGCTGAACCATTGGATCAAGGTCCTGGGCCAGCACATCGATAGCCTGCAGCTGGACGCCAAAGAGAAGGAGGCGGCCCGCCAGCGACTGACCACCACGTGGCAGAGCTACTGTGAGGTGGGCGACGATCTGGATCCGGGCTCCCCCGTCAAGCGGACGATGCGCAACAACTCGATCGACGAGGATGACCTGCTGCCGCTGACGGAGGATGCACTAATTACAAATCTGGGCCTCGACATCGTTGTTGTGGTCACAAAGGTGAGTGCGGCatggaaatattaaaaactattatGGATCTCTAATCGTTGGATTTGCTTATTATAGACGGACTACATGACCACGCTAGAGAAGGAGTACGAGTATCGTGACGAGCACTTTGACTTCATCCAGCAGTGGATACGTAACTTCTGCCTGCGGCATGGCACTTCGCTCTTCTACACGAGCGTCAAGGAAGACAAGAACTGTGATGTCCTCTACAAGTATCTGACGCATCGAATTTATGGTCTACCATTCCGTACGCCAGCGCTAGTCGTTGAGAAGGATGCGGTACTCATGTGGGTGTCCCTTTTCTCTATTTTGCACTAGTTGCCATAATTAGTATTTTACATATCTTTGTTTCCCAACAGTCCGGCTGGCTGGGATAGCCTGAAGAAGATTAGTATTTTATACGAGAATATGCATGGAGTCAAGGCCGAGAATCCCTACACAGACATTATCAAATCGCCACCAACTAGAAAGGTATGTTactccattcattcatttgctAAAATGCTATGAGGCATTGCTTACATATCTCACCACTCTTCCAGGCGGTTTCCAATCGCGAGGCGGAAGTGCAGACGGAAGATGAGCAGGCGTTCCTGGCACGCCAGCAGGAGATCCTCAAGCAGGGCGACCAGGTGCGCGGTGAGTCGCCACTGCGATCGCAGGGCGTGGGCAGCAATAAGAGCGGACCCCGAACGCCCGGCACCGCGGGACAGAGTTCGCCCAAAAAGGTATGTACGCCCAATGCACACCAAAAGTGCATATTAAGCTCATTCGTTAACCCATTTTCAGATTGATCCCAAGCTGACGCCAGCAACGCCCGGCGCCGAAGGTGTCCTGGCCAACTTCTTTAACTCGCTGCTGCACAAAAAGTCGGGCAGTCCGGGTGGCGGCGGTTCCGGCGCAGCGGGTAATCCGGCTGGTCCGGGTCGCACTGCCAACGGTACGGATGCAGTAATGACGCCCGAGAAGCTGGCCGTGCGCACAGATGCGGCCGCCGAGCTGGATCGATTATCGCGCAGCGTGAAAAAGGAGATCGACATGTCGCAGAGTG
This Drosophila simulans strain w501 chromosome X, Prin_Dsim_3.1, whole genome shotgun sequence DNA region includes the following protein-coding sequences:
- the LOC27208872 gene encoding cytoplasmic dynein 1 light intermediate chain 1, whose protein sequence is MAMNSGTQTNALTSSFTTKKKDAAAEKENLWSAILNEVQTQGSTKLPSNKSVLVLGDNATGKTTLIAKLQGVEDPKKGSGLEYAYIDVKDEYRDDMTRLGVWVLDGDPGHTNLLHYALNETNYAHTLVILTVSMTQPWGWLEQLNHWIKVLGQHIDSLQLDAKEKEAARQRLTTTWQSYCEVGDDLDPGSPVKRTMRNNSIDEDDLLPLTEDALITNLGLDIVVVVTKTDYMTTLEKEYEYRDEHFDFIQQWIRNFCLRHGTSLFYTSVKEDKNCDVLYKYLTHRIYGLPFRTPALVVEKDAVLIPAGWDSLKKISILYENMHGVKAENPYTDIIKSPPTRKAVSNREAEVQTEDEQAFLARQQEILKQGDQVRGESPLRSQGVGSNKSGPRTPGTAGQSSPKKIDPKLTPATPGAEGVLANFFNSLLHKKSGSPGGGGSGAAGNPAGPGRTANGTDAVMTPEKLAVRTDAAAELDRLSRSVKKEIDMSQSEC